Proteins found in one Xyrauchen texanus isolate HMW12.3.18 chromosome 30, RBS_HiC_50CHRs, whole genome shotgun sequence genomic segment:
- the riox1 gene encoding ribosomal oxygenase 1, with product MERKHLSAFSIYQSLTGGTAPKEQVDAPPAKKTKKKRNGIQPNKKTIKKKRSKHGLKSTVKPTSSDDVEEMCANGNSDGFDSPGLESLLKDLANVNNSRERANRLFQWFIHPVQDKSFFRDNWEKKPILIQRQNPDYYKGLFSTAEFDCILRNDDVQYGVNLDVTSYANGKRETHNPPGRALPYTVWDFYESGCSLRMLNPQAFSSTVWQVLSILQEKFGSMAGANVYLTPPGTQGFAPHYDDIEAFVVQLEGKKHWRVYNPRSEDEVLPLVSSPNFSQAEIGQPIMEVVLEAGDLLYFPRGFIHQGDCLPDTHSLHITVSSYQRNSWGDLLLKLMPAALESAMEEDVEFRRGLPLDYLQFMGVQNSEKEDPRRDKFIAHIQGLVKKLVNFAPVDAAVDQKARDFLYDCLPPVLTAEEKASSVYGAPARWGDGEAIDVAVQIKGQTQIRLIRAGAARLCSDGDAVSLHYTTENPRVYHKEAPKSFEIQTEHIDAMESLIHSYPKFVPVASLPCETTKAKVSLAELLFEKGLIHMAKHLTAE from the exons ATGGAGAGAAAACACTTGTCTGCGTTTTCTATTTATCAGTCATTAACAGGAGGAACAGCTCCAAAAGAGCAG GTTGATGCTCCACCAGCtaagaaaaccaaaaagaaaagGAATGGCATACAACCAAACAAGAAgacaattaaaaagaaaagaagtaAACATGGGCTGAAATCCACCGTTAAGCCGACCAGCAGTGATGACGTT GAGGAGATGTGTGCGAATGGTAATAGTGATGGATTTGACAGTCCGGGTCTTGAATCACTCTTAAAAGATCTGGCAAATGTAAACAACAGCAGAGAGAGAGCCAACAGACTGTTCCAGTGGTTCATTCATCCAGTGCAAGACAAAAGCTTCTTCAG AGATAACTGGGAGAAGAAACCGATTTTAATCCAACGTCAGAATCCAGACTATTACAAAGGACTCTTTTCAACTGCAGAGTTCGACtgcattttaagaaat GATGATGTTCAGTATGGAGTAAATCTGGATGTAACGAGCTAcgcaaatggcaaaagagagaCCCACAATCCTCCAGGAAGAGCGTTACCGTATACAGTGTGGGATTTCTATGAG AGTGGCTGTTCTCTCAGAATGCTCAATCCTCAAGCGTTCTCTTCGACTGTGTGGCAAGTGCTCTCTATTCTTCAGGAGAAGTTCGGTAGTATGGCGGGTGCTAACGT ATATTTGACACCACCAGGAACGCAAGGATTTGCTCCTCACTATGATGATATTGAGGCGTTTGTTGTGCAATTGGAGGGCAAAAAGCACTGGAGAGTGTACAACCCGCG TTCTGAAGACGAAGTTTTGCCACTGGTCTCCAGTC CTAATTTCAGTCAGGCAGAGATCGGGCAGCCCATCATGGAAGTGGTTCTGGAAGCAGGTGATCTGTTGTATTTTCCTCGTGGATTTATTCATCAGGGCGACTGTCTGCCTGACACTCATTCACTGCACATCACCGTCTCGTCCTATCAGAGGAACAGCTGGGGAGATCTGCTACTGAAG TTAATGCCAGCAGCTCTGGAGAGCGCGATGGAGGAAGATGTGGAGTTCAGGAGGGGACTGCCGCTCGATTACCTTCAGTTCATGGGAGTCCAGAACTCTGAAAAG GAAGACCCACGAAGGGATAAATTCATAGCACATATTCAGGGCCTGGTAAAAAAACTGGTTAATTTTGCACCAGTTGATGCCGCTGTGGACCAGAAAGCCAGAGACTTCCTGTATGACTGTCTTCCTCCTGTACTGACTGCAG AGGAGAAGGCCAGCAGTGTTTACGGGGCCCCTGCTCGCTGGGGAGACGGAGAGGCCATTGATGTGGCTGTTCAAATAAAGGGACAAACTCAAATTAGACTCATACGTGCTGGAGCTGCCAG GTTATGCAGTGATGGAGATGCTGTGTCACTTCACTACACTACAGAAAACCCCAGAGTGTACCATAAAGAGGCACCCAAGAGCTTTGAGATACAAACAGAG CATATAGATGCTATGGAGTCCTTGATTCATTCTTATCCCAAGTTTGTCCCTGTGGCCAGTTTACCATGCGAGACAACTAAGGCAAAG GTGTCTCTGGCTGAGCTGCTGTTTGAGAAAGGACTGATCCACATggccaaacatttgactgctgaaTAA
- the LOC127623712 gene encoding NADH dehydrogenase [ubiquinone] 1 beta subcomplex subunit 1-like, with product MVNIAAAFREHWVNILVPLGFVIGVYLDRRNDQKLSAFRNKSALYSRELKPGEQFTWK from the exons ATGGTGAACATTGCTGCAGCGTTTCGGGAGCATTGGGTCAATATTTTGGTCCCTTTGGGTTTCGTCATCGGGGTTTACCTGGACCGACGGAACGATCAGAAACTCTCAGCATTCAGGAATAAGAGTGCTTTATACAGCAG GGAACTGAAGCCCGGTGAGCAGTTCACCTGGAAGTGA